From the genome of Phyllostomus discolor isolate MPI-MPIP mPhyDis1 chromosome 12, mPhyDis1.pri.v3, whole genome shotgun sequence, one region includes:
- the LOC114490125 gene encoding proline-rich protein 2-like, producing the protein MGEARLPQLPGCRPQGDRLPATQTSERGRACSGLALHGAGSEHVRKSKARPESASLPPRDGERRPAEQGRRRRRSQPRTERRPGSGGGNAPSERQRGGPHPVPLPGPPARACPCDDDRPRWRPLQHTAVTATMSAPPPTLLQPVPAQAGSRAVAPVRGWFPRPPPTPPPPRGAVHRQGADETRRKAQTTGHSRPSTQPRVRTRGTAPLPRLAVGSLYALRLSRSEATPPGGPGPGPRRAPPGIGTAQLTPPAETLSLKPELLAN; encoded by the exons ATGGGCGAGGCCCGGCTGCCCCAGCTCCCTGGATG ccgACCCCAAGGGGAccgcctccctgccacccagacCTCGGAGCGAGGCCGGGCCTGTTCGGGGCTGGCCTTGCATGGCGCTGGCTCTGAGCACGTCCGGAAGAGCAAGGCCCGACCTGAGTccgcctcccttcctcccag GGACGGGGAGAGGCGGCCAGCGGAGcaggggcggcggcggcgacgcTCCCAGCCGAGGACGGAGCGGCGTCCAGGGTCCGGGGGTGGAAACGCTCCCTCTGAGCGCCAGCGCGGGGGACCTCACCCCGTCCCGCTGCCTGGTCCTCCTGCCCGGGCCTGCCCCTGTGACGACGACAGACCGCGGTGGCGTCCCCTGCAGCACACGGCAGTGACAGCCACCATGTCAGcaccccccccaaccctgctccAGCCTGTCCCGGCTCAGGCCGGAAGCCGTGCAGTGGCTCCGGTTAGGGGCTGGTTTCCGCGGccgcccccaaccccgcccccgccccggggagcTGTCCACCGGCAGGGTGCTGACGAGACCCGCCGGAAGGCCCAGACCACAGGACACAGCCGTCCATCCACGCAGCCTCGCGTCCGAACACGCGGCACAGCGCCTCTGCCGAGACTCGCCGTGGGCTCGCTCTACGCACTGCGCCTCTCTCGATCGGAAGCAACGCCGCCCGGAGGACCGGGGCCGGGGCCCCGTCGGGCACCTCCCGGAATCGGCACTGCCCAGCTCACACCGCCGGCTGAGACTTTATCCCTGAAACCGGAGCTGCTGGCCAACTAA